A region of the Roseiconus lacunae genome:
CCCCCCCCCGTCGATTCGAAACCGAAAGCGTCTGGTCCGCAGTACGACCCGGGCACTCCGAAACGTTTACCGACAACCGAACGCAGCGGCGAAGAGTCAACGCCAACGACGCTTGCCGTCGGTGAAGAGTCGCGGGTGACACGCCCACGTCCGACGACGATGGCGATCGGCGAAGAGTCTTCGGGCAAGCGGCCTCCGCAAGTCACCACCAAAGCAATGGGCGAAGAGCAGAGCTGTCCGACGAGACCCGATGTCCAGCGTCCGGGCAAAAAGACAACGATGGCGTTGGGCGAAGAATCACAGGTGTCGCCACCGATTCAGGTAACGACGCACGCGACCGGTGAGGAATCCACGCGATGGATCCTTCCTGATGCAAGTCGCTGGCGTCAGCAGCGCAGTCCTTGGCAAGGCTTTCGCCGCTGGTGATCATCAACTTCGCAAACTCGCCCATTTACAACAAGGCGTTCCACCATGGATGTCGATCCCTGCCAACTTTTGATCGTTGGAGGACAAAGTGATCCCAACACATGCCGAATCGTCGACCAAGCTCACTTGAGGGATGTCGATTATGTATTTTGGGACACCGACCTCGAACAGGCTCGGCAAATCGCCTGGGACTTTCAGCATCCCACCATCGATTTGGGCGACCGATCGGTACGTCCAAAATCGATCTACTTGCGATACAACGTCTTTGGCGACGACGCAACGAACAACCATGCCGCGTTTGAATTGTGCGAATCGTTCGCCCATACCTGGACGCACATCAAATGGCTGAATCGTTCGACGGCAGGTGATACGAACAACAAATCGCGGAACCTAAAACTCGCACGTCAATTTGGTTTTTCGATCCCCGATACGATCGTGATCGGCGATGCGACACCGCTGATCAATCATCCGGCCCCCGAAAATACGATCGCCAAACCACTTTCAGGCGGCGACCATGCCCACGTCGTTCGTGAGATCCAACATCCGGAGCGTTTGCTTAACCTGACGCCTCAATTTGTCCAGGAAAAACTTGATGGTGAAAACCTTCGCATCTTCAGCATCGGTGGTGAACTAACCGCGTTTCATCTGCAAACCAATGCGGTCGATTATCGCACCGATGACTCGGTCGTCGTTCGTCGAATCGTTGTTCCGAGCAACCTTCGCGATTCGATCGAACAATTGGTTTCCAAAATTGGCTTTGATTATTGCGCACTCGACTTTCGCTGCCGTGACGGATTCGATGAGCCAGTATTTTTGGAGATCAATTCATTTCCAATGTTCGTCGCATTTGATGACGCCTGCGAAAACCAACTCGCCGACCAAACGCTTGCCTTTCTTGTCGATTAGCACAATCCGATCGTGATGTCGAAGTTAAACTCTCTCGCGGCCTCCAATCGGCTATGCTTTGATTGATGATTAACCTCGCGCATTCAAGCGATCACCTGGATGCAAAAAGATGTGCCCCAATCTGAGCGACCGTAATGAATCAGTCCCCACAGGATGTGTCGATGCTGCTGCGTGAATTAGGCAGCGGCAACGAATCCGTCAGAGAACAACTTTTTGAACAACTGCAATCCGAGCTGCGTCAGATGGCATCGGCGTTAATGCGACGAGAACGGGCCGATCATACGCTTCAAGCGACTGCACTGGTCAACGAGGCCTGTGTGCGATTACTTGACTCCGATGCGATCGGCAACGCAACCGACCGACGCTACTTTTTTGCGGCGGCCAACCGCGCGATGCGACAAATCTTGATCGATCATGCCCGCAAACGGAACGCTGCCAAACGCGGCGGCGATTACGAACGGGGATCACTAGACGTCGTGCTGGATAACTTTGAAACCAGCAACGGATGCAATTTCGAAGATCTTAACGCATCGCTGGACGTGCTCGAAAAGGAATCACCGCGTCAACGCGAAGTCGTCGAACTGCGTTTCTTCTCCGGCTTATCGATTCCAGAAACCGCCGAGGTCCTGGGTGTCAGCGAAGGCACCGTTGAGCGTGACTGGAGATTGGCACGTGCAAAGCTGTATCAGTTCTTAAAAGAAGAATGAGCCGACGGCAGACGTCACCCCGGTGAAATGCCAAATGAGATAGCATGCTCAATCAGCTGGTCAGCGCTAGCCGAAAACTGAAGCCGAGCAACAATCGGATAACTCACAAAAGATGGTGAGTGTTCAACATTCCGAGATAAACACTAACGCAAGATCCACCAGATACGACTAAGTGCGGCGTCTTCGGAACCGGTTTGGCGAAGCCGTTCGGCAGTTTCAGAAATCACCGGTGGGACATCTCGACCGCCAGACAAATAAACCAAATGCTGGACACGTTGATCAAAGGAGTCGATCGAGCGAATCCAAGAAACGGGTAGGCCAGCGTCGTCCCCGGGGAAATCCACGCTGATCTGATCGGTTCGGCTGAGCGTCAGCTTCGGAGTGCTTGAAAGGTCACGCGGTGTCAGCTTGGCCTGCGCCGGTTGGGCCAAAAGAGTGCCGTCGTCGAGCAAACGCCCGCCGGCTTTTTGCATCGCCACTTCAATTCGATCACGTCGTGATGAAGGCGGTGGCTCAACCGCTGCGGCGAACGCGGTGACCAAATCGAGCGCATGATCACGATCGTGATCGCTGGTCGTTAGCATCGATTCCGGACGGAGCTCTTGTGGTACGCTGCGGGTCGCCATCGGCGAGGACACGATTAGCGCCAATGTTCGTGCGATATCGAAGCCACTGTGACGCAGGTCGGTGGCGAGCTGATCATGCAACCGATGCAGATTGCTGTCGGTCGGCGGGGCAAACGCATCGACCGGCGAAGGTTGCAATGGACGACCGTGAACCAGCTTCCAAAGTGAATCGACAAGACTTGAAGCCAAGCGTTGGCTACGGTTAAGCGTCTGTGCCCAGGCTTGGAAGTCAACCAGTGGGTCGCCGCCGGTCAAATTCCCGCTTACTTGCGGAACAGCTAAACGTTGGCGACCGTCGATCAATTCGTAAAACGTGGGGACCTGCTTTCGTTTCTGCTCGACCGTCCAGTGATCCTCGTCTTTATGGACGTGACTGCGCACCAATGCGACGAAAGACCAATAGTCGTCCTGCGTCCCATTACGTCCGATCGTCGAATCGTGACAGCGAACGCAACGTAAGTCCGCATTCATCGACAACCCAGCCAATCGACGAGCGATCCCCTCGCTTCCGTCGCGTCCAATGATGCGATACCAATCTTCGGAGTGCTTGTTCTCTCCGGAGATCAGACTAACCAACGTAGTATCCATCGAAGTCGCGCCGGCCACACTTCGGGACAATTCTTCGATCAAAGATTGATTGTCATCGCGGTCGATCGCCCCAACGTTCCAGTCTGCAGAGAGAGCCAACCATCGTTTCGCGATCTCGCGTGCTCGACTTGGCTTAGCCAATTCATCACGCAACCGTTCAGGCTGTGCAAACGCTTCGATGGGAACCTCGACCCCCAGTCGACGTTGAAGCCGTACGACCAACTCGGCATCCGAAGCCCGTGGAGTTGGATTGACACCGACCGACTTCCAGTACTCTTTGGCTATCGACGCGGTTGTCGTTGCGACATGTTCGATGTGGCCAACGACGACACTTTCGGAAGCCACTCTAACGCCGGGCGCCGATGAATCTAGCTGGCGATCGACAGTCCCCGACGGTGAATCGGCACTGTGCCCTTCGGCGTCGCGATCGCTCGAAGCGACCAGCGGCTGATCGAGTCGTATTCCTCTCAGAGGTTCTCGATTCGGCTCTGAATCGCCCGGAGCACTTTCAGCGAGCAAAGCCGGCGAATGTTCGGTGCCGTCGGGCTGCATAGACTGATCGCCGGCCAGCTGCTCTGACGAACCATTGATCGGGCTTGGCGAAACTTGCGACCGGGGGCCCAAATACATCACACCCGCGACACAAGCTGCCATCGCGACGATCGCGGAAAGCGTTTTCACGACCGTCAAATGTCTGCGGGGCATCGGCTGAACGGCGGAAATCACGACAGAGTCGTTTAAGCGAGACAAAATGGCGGCGGAAAGATCAGGCGGAACCGTTCGCTTACCCGGATCGACCGAAATAAACTCTTTCAATAACGAATCAACAACGGGATCACCGTCGTCGGGCGACTGTGCGTTGGCTGTCACAGCCGAGGTCAATTTATTTCCGAGGTGGACCGGAGGAGCGAGTGGTTGCCCATCGACATCCAGTCGGCGCCGACCGCTGGCTGGGTTGGGCAACGGA
Encoded here:
- a CDS encoding ATP-grasp domain-containing protein encodes the protein MDVDPCQLLIVGGQSDPNTCRIVDQAHLRDVDYVFWDTDLEQARQIAWDFQHPTIDLGDRSVRPKSIYLRYNVFGDDATNNHAAFELCESFAHTWTHIKWLNRSTAGDTNNKSRNLKLARQFGFSIPDTIVIGDATPLINHPAPENTIAKPLSGGDHAHVVREIQHPERLLNLTPQFVQEKLDGENLRIFSIGGELTAFHLQTNAVDYRTDDSVVVRRIVVPSNLRDSIEQLVSKIGFDYCALDFRCRDGFDEPVFLEINSFPMFVAFDDACENQLADQTLAFLVD
- a CDS encoding sigma-70 family RNA polymerase sigma factor, yielding MNQSPQDVSMLLRELGSGNESVREQLFEQLQSELRQMASALMRRERADHTLQATALVNEACVRLLDSDAIGNATDRRYFFAAANRAMRQILIDHARKRNAAKRGGDYERGSLDVVLDNFETSNGCNFEDLNASLDVLEKESPRQREVVELRFFSGLSIPETAEVLGVSEGTVERDWRLARAKLYQFLKEE
- a CDS encoding cysteine peptidase family C39 domain-containing protein, giving the protein MMSPSDRSKPNSYDDADPMIDALLMEFVSGDQSRRRQPPDLTATILARLSSTTDVDADPQAAFDRPAQQPPLPNPASGRRRLDVDGQPLAPPVHLGNKLTSAVTANAQSPDDGDPVVDSLLKEFISVDPGKRTVPPDLSAAILSRLNDSVVISAVQPMPRRHLTVVKTLSAIVAMAACVAGVMYLGPRSQVSPSPINGSSEQLAGDQSMQPDGTEHSPALLAESAPGDSEPNREPLRGIRLDQPLVASSDRDAEGHSADSPSGTVDRQLDSSAPGVRVASESVVVGHIEHVATTTASIAKEYWKSVGVNPTPRASDAELVVRLQRRLGVEVPIEAFAQPERLRDELAKPSRAREIAKRWLALSADWNVGAIDRDDNQSLIEELSRSVAGATSMDTTLVSLISGENKHSEDWYRIIGRDGSEGIARRLAGLSMNADLRCVRCHDSTIGRNGTQDDYWSFVALVRSHVHKDEDHWTVEQKRKQVPTFYELIDGRQRLAVPQVSGNLTGGDPLVDFQAWAQTLNRSQRLASSLVDSLWKLVHGRPLQPSPVDAFAPPTDSNLHRLHDQLATDLRHSGFDIARTLALIVSSPMATRSVPQELRPESMLTTSDHDRDHALDLVTAFAAAVEPPPSSRRDRIEVAMQKAGGRLLDDGTLLAQPAQAKLTPRDLSSTPKLTLSRTDQISVDFPGDDAGLPVSWIRSIDSFDQRVQHLVYLSGGRDVPPVISETAERLRQTGSEDAALSRIWWILR